The Parashewanella spongiae genome has a window encoding:
- a CDS encoding SDR family oxidoreductase, with translation MTSSQNKELVVITGASSGIGASMAKAFSHAGHPLLLLARRVERMEELKLDNCMTAKIDVTDLDAMKAAITKAEAKFGPVGCLVNNAGVMLLGAADVQDPAEWQKMVDVNVMGVLNGIHSVLGNMKARKSGTIINVSSVAGRKTFGNHAAYCGTKFAVHAMTENIREEVAPFDVRMITIAPGAVETELLGHTTDKDIVAGYESWKESMGSVIGPDVIADAALYAWQQPKSVCIREIVLASTRQEP, from the coding sequence ATGACAAGTTCACAAAATAAAGAATTAGTTGTAATTACAGGCGCTTCATCTGGCATCGGTGCATCAATGGCCAAGGCATTTAGTCATGCTGGTCACCCATTATTATTATTGGCGCGTCGTGTTGAGCGCATGGAAGAGCTTAAACTTGACAACTGCATGACAGCAAAAATTGATGTTACTGATTTAGATGCAATGAAAGCTGCCATAACAAAAGCTGAAGCTAAATTTGGGCCTGTTGGATGTTTAGTAAATAATGCTGGTGTGATGTTGTTGGGAGCGGCTGATGTTCAAGACCCTGCTGAATGGCAGAAAATGGTTGATGTAAATGTTATGGGTGTACTGAATGGTATTCATTCTGTATTGGGTAACATGAAAGCCCGTAAATCTGGAACAATTATTAATGTAAGCTCGGTTGCTGGTCGTAAAACCTTTGGCAATCATGCAGCCTATTGCGGCACTAAGTTTGCTGTTCATGCAATGACTGAGAACATTCGTGAAGAGGTGGCTCCTTTTGATGTTCGTATGATTACTATTGCTCCAGGAGCAGTAGAAACAGAATTACTTGGCCATACTACGGACAAAGATATTGTCGCTGGTTATGAGTCATGGAAAGAAAGCATGGGTTCTGTAATTGGACCTGATGTGATTGCCGATGCTGCATTATATGCATGGCAACAGCCAAAAAGCGTTTGTATTCGTGAAATCGTTTTAGCTTCTACTCGTCAAGAGCCATAA
- a CDS encoding LysR family transcriptional regulator, producing the protein MIDLRLLRFFIAIFEENNITAAASRCHVSQPSLSSGLKQLEEQLGGALFERSKKGVKALDNANYLYPLALKLVEEAKQLPGLFHEKASRVKFRLAVMSDLSPRRLSAVLGHINNAIDHLDIELVDHLSTADARLTIEELRHEDEIFFPLWEENYVLCVPTNHELASHEKVQPEQLQGFNFIECPPCKAHQQTIGLLACNHISLNLVAKAESKSLVQSLVLAGYGISFLPDGLIEDESRLSRVNFDGPRMFRRIGLCYPAHQSISPNLAAILRFLNQQYTFTV; encoded by the coding sequence ATGATCGATTTAAGACTACTTCGCTTTTTCATCGCTATTTTCGAAGAAAACAACATTACTGCTGCCGCTTCTCGTTGCCATGTAAGCCAACCTTCATTATCTTCTGGTTTAAAACAGCTTGAAGAACAGCTGGGCGGCGCTTTATTTGAAAGAAGTAAAAAAGGTGTCAAAGCATTAGATAACGCAAATTATTTATACCCTTTAGCACTAAAACTTGTTGAAGAAGCAAAACAATTACCGGGGTTATTTCACGAAAAAGCCAGCCGAGTAAAATTCCGCTTAGCCGTTATGTCAGACTTAAGCCCGAGAAGACTCTCGGCAGTACTTGGCCACATCAACAACGCCATTGATCACTTAGATATCGAATTGGTTGATCACCTTAGTACCGCAGATGCAAGGCTAACAATTGAAGAATTACGTCATGAAGATGAAATATTCTTTCCTCTCTGGGAGGAAAACTATGTACTTTGTGTCCCAACAAATCACGAGTTAGCAAGCCACGAAAAAGTTCAGCCTGAACAACTACAAGGATTCAACTTTATTGAATGTCCACCTTGTAAGGCCCACCAGCAAACGATTGGTTTATTAGCTTGTAATCACATTTCCCTTAACTTAGTCGCCAAGGCTGAATCTAAATCACTTGTACAATCATTAGTGCTTGCTGGTTACGGGATAAGTTTTTTACCTGACGGCTTAATTGAAGATGAGTCAAGGCTATCCAGAGTAAATTTCGACGGTCCTAGGATGTTCCGTCGTATAGGTTTGTGTTACCCAGCGCACCAAAGTATTTCACCAAATCTGGCCGCAATTTTACGGTTTTTAAATCAGCAATATACTTTTACTGTATAG
- the fadE gene encoding acyl-CoA dehydrogenase FadE: MTTLLWIIALVIVLGICSYIRVSLITASTAVALVIGGASIFHFEHPIPLIVFLALAIPFNIKTLRRQFISNPLLSMYKKIMPEMSSTEREAIEAGTTWWEADLFAGAPNWKKLHDIPVSRLTAEEQAFLDGPVEHVCGLVNQHQVAHQLADLPENVWQYLKDNGFFAMIIKKKFGGLEFSAYAQSRVLQKLAGVSSELASTVGVPNSLGPGELLQHYGTQEQQNHYLPKLAQGKEIPCFALTSPEAGSDAGSIPDFGIVCHGEWEGKQILGMKLTWNKRYITLAPIATVLGLAFKLRDPEQLLGEVEELGITCALIPTKIQGVITGRRHFPLNCMFQNGPTQGEEVFVPLDFIIGGPSMAGQGWRMLVECLSVGRGITLPSNSAGGIKTAAVATGAYARIRRQFKLPIGKLEGIEEPMARIGGNAYLMDAVTALTTTGIDLGEKPSVISAIVKCHLTDRMQKCVIDAMDIHGGKGVCLGPNNYLGRGYQAAPIAITVEGANILTRSMIIYGQGAIRCHPYVLAEMQAAFDPDPSKALKDFDNAIFGHIGFAISNFTRSLWMGLTGSRLSNAPYSDKTKRYYQQMNRFSANLALLSDLAMGTLGGSLKRKERISARLGDLLSQLYLTSAVLKRYNDEGRQIEDLPLVQWAVEDSLFKLQTSLDELLNNFPLGLGRLLRLIIFPFGRCVKRPSDILDHQVANIMQTPCASRDRLAEGQYLLANENNPVGVQEQTFLDLIACEPLHKKVCGVSGERLPFMWLDHVAAKGLELNALTEEEADLMKRAEIGRLKSINVDDFDPAELKAQLTIMKAADYAA, translated from the coding sequence CTCTCCATGTACAAAAAAATTATGCCCGAAATGTCATCTACAGAAAGAGAAGCAATCGAGGCTGGGACAACATGGTGGGAAGCTGATTTATTTGCAGGTGCGCCTAACTGGAAGAAACTTCATGATATTCCAGTGTCGCGATTAACAGCAGAAGAACAAGCTTTCCTTGATGGGCCAGTTGAGCATGTTTGTGGTTTAGTTAATCAGCATCAAGTTGCACACCAACTTGCAGACTTACCAGAAAACGTTTGGCAATATTTAAAAGACAATGGCTTTTTCGCCATGATCATCAAGAAAAAATTTGGTGGACTGGAGTTTTCTGCTTACGCCCAATCTCGAGTCCTGCAAAAACTAGCCGGAGTGAGTAGCGAACTTGCTTCAACCGTTGGTGTGCCAAACTCTCTTGGTCCTGGCGAATTATTGCAACATTACGGAACTCAAGAACAACAAAATCATTATCTACCAAAGTTAGCACAGGGAAAAGAAATTCCATGTTTTGCTTTAACTAGTCCAGAGGCTGGAAGTGATGCTGGTTCTATACCAGATTTCGGGATCGTTTGTCATGGTGAATGGGAAGGCAAACAAATTCTTGGCATGAAACTAACTTGGAATAAGCGTTATATTACACTCGCACCTATTGCGACTGTGTTAGGCCTTGCGTTTAAACTACGCGATCCAGAGCAGCTACTTGGTGAAGTTGAAGAGTTAGGTATTACATGCGCACTGATCCCAACCAAAATACAAGGCGTCATTACTGGTCGTCGTCATTTTCCATTAAATTGTATGTTCCAAAATGGTCCTACTCAGGGTGAAGAGGTTTTTGTCCCACTTGATTTCATTATTGGTGGCCCAAGCATGGCTGGTCAAGGTTGGAGAATGCTCGTTGAGTGTTTATCAGTAGGTCGGGGAATTACCTTACCTTCAAATTCAGCTGGTGGTATCAAGACAGCAGCTGTCGCAACTGGGGCATACGCTAGAATACGTCGACAATTCAAATTACCAATCGGGAAATTAGAAGGCATTGAAGAGCCAATGGCTCGTATTGGTGGCAATGCATACTTAATGGATGCCGTTACAGCCTTAACCACTACAGGCATAGATCTCGGTGAAAAGCCTTCTGTTATTTCAGCTATTGTAAAATGTCACTTAACTGACCGTATGCAAAAATGTGTTATTGATGCAATGGATATTCATGGGGGTAAAGGTGTTTGCTTAGGCCCCAATAATTATTTAGGCCGTGGTTACCAAGCGGCACCAATAGCAATTACGGTTGAAGGAGCAAACATTTTAACTCGCTCAATGATTATCTATGGTCAAGGTGCAATTCGCTGTCATCCTTATGTATTGGCCGAAATGCAAGCTGCATTCGATCCTGATCCTTCTAAGGCATTAAAAGATTTTGATAATGCCATATTTGGACACATCGGTTTTGCTATCAGTAATTTCACTCGTAGTTTATGGATGGGATTGACTGGTTCAAGATTGTCAAACGCACCGTACTCAGATAAAACTAAGCGTTACTACCAGCAAATGAATCGCTTCAGTGCAAACTTAGCATTGTTATCTGATTTAGCGATGGGTACTTTAGGTGGTAGCTTAAAAAGAAAGGAGCGTATATCTGCTCGTTTGGGTGATTTGCTCAGCCAGTTATATCTAACATCTGCAGTGCTGAAACGTTATAATGATGAAGGCCGACAAATTGAAGATTTACCGCTTGTTCAATGGGCTGTAGAAGATTCATTATTCAAACTTCAAACCTCACTTGATGAATTGCTTAATAACTTCCCACTAGGACTAGGCCGTTTATTACGCTTGATAATATTCCCGTTCGGTCGATGTGTTAAAAGACCAAGTGATATATTGGATCACCAAGTTGCGAACATTATGCAAACACCTTGTGCTAGCCGAGATCGTTTAGCTGAAGGACAATATTTATTGGCAAACGAGAACAACCCTGTCGGAGTTCAAGAGCAAACATTTTTAGATTTAATTGCCTGTGAGCCGCTCCATAAAAAGGTGTGTGGAGTTTCGGGAGAAAGGTTACCTTTCATGTGGTTAGATCATGTCGCAGCTAAAGGGCTTGAGCTCAATGCTTTAACTGAAGAGGAAGCTGATTTGATGAAGCGAGCTGAAATTGGTCGCTTAAAATCTATCAATGTTGATGATTTTGATCCAGCTGAATTAAAAGCTCAACTAACCATAATGAAAGCGGCTGATTATGCAGCTTAA